In one Brassica oleracea var. oleracea cultivar TO1000 chromosome C9, BOL, whole genome shotgun sequence genomic region, the following are encoded:
- the LOC106317021 gene encoding cysteine-rich repeat secretory protein 9-like, which yields MARIIITLSTPLFFFFLFSLLFHQTVSQPEHMVTFCNPSDNFTRTSSYEANRDLLLSSLRDSSSLGTYSNATVGRGPNKVHGTFLCRGDTTAASCSDCVQTAIVEIATNCSLNKAAVTYYEECMVRYSNVSFFSVLEVRPSIVRYSLRSAPNSDTFNETLADKFIQLILNVSSSSLVPYFVEDQERVTQVEGSYEFESMVQCSPGLDRFNCTVCLRFALLRVSTCCGSPSSALIFTPKCLLRYQTSALSSPPPLSPSPPPPLSLPPPPPSPALFSPPPTLSQPPPPPLVFTRPQDVPSLSGSFSNVIKGNEIFGRMAITMAALVFALVNL from the exons ATGGCAAGAATCATAATTACACTCTCTACTCCTCTGTTTTTCTTCTTCCTCTTCTCTCTGCTCTTTCACCAAACCGTGTCTCAACCTGAACACATGGTTACTTTCTGCAACCCTTCCGACAACTTCACACGAACCAGTTCATACGAAGCAAACCGAGACCTTTTACTCTCCTCTCTTCGCGACAGCTCCTCACTAGGAACCTATTCAAATGCCACAGTCGGTCGCGGTCCCAACAAAGTCCATGGCACATTCCTCTGTAGAGGAGACACCACCGCAGCATCTTGCTCAGACTGCGTCCAAACCGCTATAGTCGAGATCGCTACAAACTGTAGTCTTAACAAAGCAGCGGTCACATACTACGAAGAGTGCATGGTTCGATACTCAAATGTTTCTTTCTTCTCTGTTCTTGAGGTCAGACCAAGTATCGTCCGTTACTCTCTTCGCTCCGCTCCAAACTCGGATACGTTCAATGAAACACTAGCTGATAAATTCATCCAACTGATTCTCAACGTATCTTCGTCATCTTTGGTTCCTTATTTTGTGGAAGATCAAGAACGTGTGACGCAAGTAGAGGGTTCTTATGAGTTTGAGTCAATGGTTCAGTGTAGTCCTGGTCTTGATCGGTTTAACTGTACCGTTTGTCTCAGATTTGCGCTCTTAAGAGTTTCAACTTGCTGCGGTTCGCCAAGTTCGGCTCTGATCTTTACTCCTAAATGTCTTTTGAGGTATCAAACCTCTGCTTTGTCATCACCGCCACCGTTGTCTCCATCGCCTCCGCCTCCTCTATCGTTGCCGCCGCCTCCACCGTCACCGGCTCTATTTTCCCCGCCTCCTACTTTATCGCAACCGCCACCACCGCCGCTGGTTTTCACGCGGCCACAGGACGTTCCAAGCCTTAGCGGGTCGTTTTCTAATGTTATTAAAG GAAACGAAATATTTGGGAGAATGGCTATTACGATGGCAGCTTTGGTGTTTGCGCTTGTCAATTTGTGA